Below is a genomic region from Rosa chinensis cultivar Old Blush chromosome 5, RchiOBHm-V2, whole genome shotgun sequence.
GCGCATTGCCATTGCAAATACCATTGGCGACACCACCAACGGCGTCGGAAGCATTGCCGTCATAGAGCCGTCGCCAATAGTCTTTTGCGAGGAAAAATAGCCTTTGGCAACGGGGACGCGCCGTggctattgcaattttttttttggtagtgtGGAGCCACTTGCATGGAAGAGAACTCCACCCGAGTAGCTGCCTCACCAACCTTGGCCAATACAGGGACCATAGCCAATGATGTCGGGTTTACCTCAACTGAAGGGAACGCCTCCCTAGTACAAAGACCTCCCGCTTCCTAAATATAAGTCAGGACCTATTGCAAAATTATAGGGCTTCACATAGGCACGGGCCCAACCATTCCATGATGAACAGCAACCGCTTGGTCTCCCTTCTCACCAAGCAGACCACCGCTATTGCCACCAGAAAATTCCAACTCCTGCCCTCCTGGTCCCAAAGCCTTGCTGCGGTGAGCTGGCCCAATATTCAGATTCATCGACCTGCCAGGACCACTAGAAGAGTAATCCGCCTCCGAGGTTAGAGAAAGGCCAGCCATGGCAGCCTTAGGTGACTTAGCCTGAAGCTCCTCCTTCTCCTTAACCAACAACTTATCACAACCCAACCCGTCATGAATGAAAAGACCACAGTCACGACAAAACCCTTTTACCTTTTCATAGACAAACACCAGCTCCGGTTTCACACTAGTAGAGAACTCAACGAGCTTTCATGTCCGAATCCGGTGACGAACATCAAACACAACTTTGATTCACTGTTCTTCCTCCTTACGCTTCAGCGCATTCAAATAGAAGCGTATGACGTGCCCTAGCAATGAtcacaagaaaaaaaaccctTTTAGAGACAAAAGTATAGGAGACAACTCATATTTGCATCTCTAATACCTGTTATtgatgtccaaaaaaaaaattcgtccCTAAAAAGTCGTCATCCTTTGCTTAGATGTACAACATGTTCGAGAGACAAATTATCAAGTATAGGTGACACACACTTTTGTCGCTGTATTTGGCATAGGGGACAAAATTAATTTTGACACACATTCTTTGACACAAAAGCGGGAAAtttttcagaaaaagaaaaaaaataaaattaaaatatgtctagCGGGAAAAAACACAGTttattttaaggaaaaatttcacaaatggtcactcaactatgactcattcgacactttggtcactgaagtttcaaatatatcactttggtcactcaactattacactgtcaatcacttaagtcactttgttaatttttttcattaaaaaaattataaaaaatacttttgggtgacttaagtgattgacagtgtaatagttgagtgaccaaagcgatatatttgaaacttcagtgaccaaagtgtcgaatgagtcatagttgagtgaccatttgtggaattctcccttaTTTTAATTCAGCGAGAGCATGAAATAGATATGTGACCTTCTTAAATGACGTGGTTTTAGGTAAAATATATAGGGTGAGATAAATACGATGCTCATCTTCTTTTCACTCTCCCTCTCTGGTTTCACGATCCTCCTCTCTCGCCCCATGATCTTCACATCTACAACCACTGACTCCGATCTCCACCTCCATATCATTTCAGCATTTCCTCTCTCCGACCCAGCATCCCACTACAAGAAATTTGACCTTTTGCAACGGGTTATATGCAAAGAGCCAAAATTCCTTGTATTTGGTGTGAGTATGCAAAGAATATTACAGTTCCTTGTATTTGTTTGAGATAATATACAAGGAATAGCAAACTTCTTTGGATTTGGGCTCCAGATATTTTAGAACCAAAATATTTCAAAATCGTTGCATTGATCTGGGCGGGAGAGTCTGGCGCTAAAATGAAAAAACTTAATACAAGGAATTGTATAATTCCTTGTTTTGTGTACATTAATACTGCAAGGATTTGAGATTATTCCTTGTATGTAATAAAAAAACAAGGAACCAAGTCCTTACTTCCTTTGCCGATatcaaatagaaaaataaacatATGGAAGCTTCTCTCACATATTCCAAAGACCAATTCTGAAAGCTCTCGATAATCTCTCAAATTTTGTCGACGAACTCTTACGAGTACCGCCTGTGCTCCTTGTTCCTATCGATTTTTCTATTCTTGTTTGGCTTTAGAAGAAGACATTTCTTCATCTCTCTCGTCCTTGATGTCATTCACATGATGATAGCTGCATTCAGGTTCTTGTTCTCTCTCTACTTGAAGATttaatatttgataattatgttCTTGCGAATTGATGTATGGGCTTTCTATTTTTTTGCTCTGGGTTCTCTCTTAACAAGTCAATTTGGGATTTTTATGATTCTCTGTTGATTGGTGGTGATGAGAAtgttttcaatttgttttgtATAAACGGTTTAGGAAAGGTTTTTAGTTTGGCTAAACATTAGCCTGACTATGTCAAATTAGCTTTCAATTGCAAATATAAAAAATTGATCATTTGATAGTGTAAAGAATGCAAATTGCTAAAGACCTTGATATAGTTCATACCTTTTTGCAGACTCAGAGCTCTATTACAAAGAACTCTGTGAAAACCAAGTGAGAAAATGAGGGAAAGTAAGAAAAATTAGATAAGCTTTGTTTGGTTGGAGAGGAGGATTAAGGTAAAGTGTTGGGCTTTCATGGTCTGATGACTTTACCAGAAGAGGGAGTTGCAAAACGAAAATGGTTTAATTTATAAGAAGTGTTCATGGGGATTCTGAGATTGATGAATTTTTCAAGATTAGGTGAAAGATTCCCAACCAAATATGtgattctttttcctttttttctccttttttggAAGACATGCAGCGGGATGTCTAATCTATGCTATCATTCTTACACTGTTGCTTTTTTATGAAGGAACTAAGTACTCCAAATGAGGATATGTGGCCTAGAATGAGTAATATGCCTAATTTTAAATCTTCCTTTCCTAAGCAGCCTTCTAAGGACTTGGCAACTCTAGTTCCAAATCTTGAATAAGTTGGTGTTGATCTTCCCTTTAAAGATATGCATGCAATGGTGGCATTTTCTAAGTGTTTGTAATTGGCAATACATGTCCTATGAGAAACAATTTTTCCTCGaggaatgtaaaaaaaaaaaaaaggaagtataTTATATCGATAGAGGAAGGGGATATACACTAAATGGATTGTCTTTTTCCTAATGGTTTGGGTACAAATGTTGTATGGATTGTTTTTTTAAAACTGATATGGTTATGGTTTTGTCTGAGTTTCACATATTGATTTCTCTCTAAAGGTGGTTGTGTTGTTGATCTATATGCAGGTTGATACTTGTGTTGCTGGTGGGGGAAAAGTGCTAATTCCTTCATTTGCTTTGGGTAGAGCTCAGGTATTTCAATCAAGATAATTTTGATTACTTTAACTTCAGTTATCTGTATCTCAGCCAATTTCATCATGTCTTAGTTAAAGAAGAGTGTAAAGAAGTATGCAGTACCTATGATCTATGTTTGTGTTTCCTCAGGTTCCTTTTGCCTGCTTCTACTACTTCGAATTGGACATCAAGGTTCTAGGCCTGCCACATTATTTATGAGGTAAGCCTTGTAGTTTAGTTGCtggtcaatttttatttttgaggtaAGCCTTGTAGTTTAGTGCTTGCCCTTTTAGTTCTGTGCATATGATATAGTAAAAATATGTAATATAAGGTCTTACATTGATTAGTTCTGCTAACATGTTGAAATTCCCTCCAATGATACATTGTAGACTGAAAATGGTTGAcgttgattttgtttttctttcttttattcattCTCTGTTAATGGTTTAACATTAAGGTTTTTTCATATTTCTCAAGGCTTGCTATACCTAATTGAGTTAAAGATCATTCAACAACCTCATTATTGATCCTGATTTGCTTTGCTATAAAAGGTATTTCCTtctttaaaggaaaaaaaaaattgtctatcATCAGTACTTAAATTTCATCTTTATAATAAGCATTATTGTCTCACTACTAGGAAAGACGAAAGGATTATTACTCTGTTTTAATAGTGTCACTTATACTTATTGTGTCAAAATTTAACTATTTGATCTTGCAAATATTATTGCAGTACAAGGAAACCATTAAGGTCATTACAATGCTCCTGAAACGATTTGTGTGAAGTAGTTAAGTTGAGCTTGTGCGGTCTTCAAAGAAACTAAGGAAAAGGTTTGATTTCACTACCTACGTTTTTCAAGCATCGATCTCAATATGTCATGATATGAATTATTTATCTATCAACATTTATACATGTTCAAAAGTGTCGGCATATCTTTAGTTCATTATGATcttgatatatatttttaagtACTTTGTTTGCTTTCCTCGATTACTTTTGAAGAGTAGTGGTccattatatacatatatgcataTGCATGATATATGTGTATATTTAAGTACTTGTTTACTTGAATTCTTTATGGAAGAGTTGTAAAGTTAGGATATAATATAATAATGATTGTAAACCAAGTAATACTGAATTAACAATTCTTAGTATGAATGAAAAATAGAGGTAATTGAAATATTGCAGATGGCTCAAGGGAGAGGGAAGCGGATAAGGAAGGTTCAAAAAATGCCTCCACCTCAACAGCCAGCTACAACAACTATGGTAGATAATGTGTTAGCTACACCTACTGTGCGTGAAAATGTGCCAGCAACACCAACTATGACAGATAATGTGTTAGCTACCCCTACTGTGCGTGAAAATGTGCCAGCAACAACTATTGTTCATGCTCATGTGCGAGCAAGAGCTAGCATGCCACCACTAGCTAATGTGGCTCCATCAATTGATCAACTGCCTACCCAACAAGGTAAATCAtacttgtcttcttctttttttccttcttttttttttccaaaataaaTTGGGTTAGACATATAGGATaggtaaatatatataattggtttttgtttacAGAAATCCCTTTTGTGGGCATTGGCATGAAAAGAAAGCGTGGTAAATCATGTGGTAAAGCTCTTCAGGAGCTTATAAAGGCTTATGGTGGACCTCTGCGTGTTGACTTTCATCCGACCATCCATGTCCCTTCTGATGACACAATTTCTAAAATGTTTACTTCTGAGATAGGAATTACTGTACGGGGCGGGGCACCAGTATGCAAATATGGTTGGTCTGATGTTGATGAAGATGATAAGAGGCTGCTAAGAGAGGATCTGCGGGTGAGTTTATCCTAAATGAGGTGGATTTGTTTGtgttaaataaataattgtttaCTAATAACTCTAATAAGTATACGTACCTAAGGTAAATGTAAATGTCATGTACCTGAATTGTAGTTTCTTAATCAGGTGTTCTTTGTGGTGGACTTAACTGATCCAGCTGTTGTTTCTTATGTGGATTCCAAAATGTCTACTGCCTACTGCCAATTCAAGACTCGACTGAAGAAGGAATGGAAAGCATTTGGCTCACCTGAACTAGGAAGAGCAAACCTGCCTAATGCAGATTTATGGCATGAGAGACCTGTCTCACATTGGCACTGGCTTTGTGACAACATATACACCAACCAGTCTTGCATTGTATGAATTCATTAATTTCTTTATTATTCAATTATTCTAACTGAAACTTTTATAgatttgattgatatttatTTGCATAATGAAGGAGATTGCGGAAAAGAATTCTGCTAATAGGTATATGCAACAACATACTCACAGGGCTGGTGCACAGCCATACGTGCAACATGCTTTGGTGGCCTCTAAGGTAAACATGAATTAGTTTCAAGATCAAAAACCACTCTTAAATGGGCAGTTGATtgattattaatatatatgtgtatttGTTTAATGGAGGGTGGGAAGGAGCTGTCGCTCATACATAATTGGGGAGAGAAACACAAGGATAATAATCATGAATGGATCAATGAGGCTGCCAAGAACAAATATGTAAGTCACTTAACTAAATTTAGGTTGTGTATACTGCATTAAGATTGTGTTGATGATGATTTCAGCCCTCCATTCCTTTTGGCCCTTAAATTAAGTTCGTTAATCTCTTGCTAGATCGTTGTATTTAATCATGGATAGTGAATGTAAATCATCTGGCCAATCTCTCTATCATCTATCTTGAtatctttcattcttttttatcttattaattagtTGCAAACTAATAATCTGGGCATCATTCTTAAATATAGACATACTCAACATGGAAATTGACATTTATATCCAGATCACTTGGTTATGTTATTTGCTTTTATTTATCTATTAATTACTATTGTTTTTGTAGGAGAAGATGGAGGCTGAGAGGAATGCCCTTATAGAGAAGTTGTACCAAGAGGCACCCGAGGGTACTGCACCTGATTCTATCAAACTGACTTTGGAAAATGAGTTCCCAATAATGGCTAAGGAGCTTGGGAGGAAGGGTAGGAAGATCCATGGCATTGGTAATGTCCCTCACATACATTCTAACATACGCAGAGTATCTGCATGTGGTGGCACCAATTTTGAGGTAGCTGAATTGCGTGATCTTATCGACCAACTTACCTTTAATATGCTCAGTATGAAGGAACAAAATGGACTATTGAAGGCTCAAGTGGAATGTTTATTGAGGCGATCTCCTGGGCAAATGAGTGAGGATGACTTCCCCCATCCTAGCACCAACTTCTAAGACTTTGCTTGAGTAGTTTGGGTGAGCATTTGCTAGACTTTTGGTTTGATGTCCCTTTTTGTGCAGTTATAGCTTTTTACCTGGATTATGTCTAGCAATACTCAAGCAAATCCAATGTGTCGCTTTTGAGTAATGCAAGCTGACTCATAACAAGTATATTGGAATGTACTTTGGTGGATTTTCTTGAGTTTTGACCTTCTGCCTCACTCAAAGTCTCAATAGATAGGACATCTAATTAGATTAGTGTAGCTAGTGTAGGCTGCGTAGCGTCTAACTTTTGATGTACAAATGAACAAGTTGATTTGTGAAGCAATTATTCAATGtgaaatatgaagaatttcttttatattcagtttatttttttatttgctgGTAAAATCAATTtgtatttaataaaaaaaattattcaaggaaTGCAAGTTCTCAAATTCCTTCCAATAGCTTACGCAAAAGCAAATACAAAGACCAATATGCAAAGAAATTTCCTTGTATTTGATATTTGCATGCTCAATACTTTTACgaaaatataaggaaatttcctTGTATATTAGTCCTTGCATTTGGAAAAATAGtgaaaattccttgcatatAGTTTAATGCAAAGACTGATATGCAAGGAATTATCCTTACATATGGTCACTAATGTGGACCCTAAATTGTAAAATGCAAGGATGAATTCCTTGCAAATGATTGtctaaatgcaaggaatttttagGTAGTTGTATTTGCTCTTTTACAAGGGCCTCTTTGCAAGGACCCAAATGCAAGGgatattccttgcatttgggttaatgcaatgaattttctgttttttacaaggaaaaaattccttaCAAAAGgccatttttcttgtagtgtcCCAAGCCCCAAAATCAAGGaatattttagggttttctttcTTACTTTAGTACTTTGCGGCATAACTTCACTGACGTATTTTCAGTTTGTTACATGAGTAATTATATTTTGATAGACAGTATTGTAAACCACTGCCAAACCGTATGTTTAACGGTTTTTGTATCTCTCTCGTTGCTTCTCTTACATCTGGTAACGAATAATCTATATCAAATCTAACATGCCAATTCTAGATTGCTTACGAGGTTTGTTTTTATATCTGGTTCTGAGAATTGTTTACTTTGGAGTGAATTTTGGATTGACGTTCCACTTAGAATCAAATGCAACATTACCCTCTATTTAGTCCAGATGTCATTGATTCCTAGTATATTTTCATTGTTTAAATCATGATTTTGGGATTAGTTTCTTAAGAGCTACAGAGCTTTACTTTTGCCAATACATGGTTGTTTTCATAATGGTTTCCTTGGTGATTGAAAATATATTTGACTTTCTATGTTTGACTAGTGAATGCATTCGAGAGCCAAAGAAGTCCACAACAAGCCCTTTCTCTTACAACTGGAAAGGTACGTGTGGTTTACATGTTGAGAACAAGTCTTGATTCTTTTGGTATAAAATATGAATATTTATTCAGAGATGCATCATTATATGAATATGGTTGTTTAGTATGTCATCAAGATTGGCTTATTTGTACTTAATTTATAATATGAGAAAACTAGTGTCCATTTACATCCTCTCTCTCAGCATCTCTCGAGTCTTATGCTTTTTGTAATGGTTTAGGAGTTGTGCATGCGATGGTATTGCAGGATTACCTGCTATTTATTGTCAAGTACACTTTGGTAATAGGATCCCTTAGCGATAACCATATGGAGTTATATTTCTCGAGTACAGACAATATGTCTTGCTAATGTATTTCATTTGTAACCTTCTATATAGTATTTCTATCTGTATCTGTTTAAAACTTTGTGAATTGCTTTATGCTTTTCAAATGTTGTTGTCATCGGGTTGGTGGAAGTGCAAGTTCAAATGGACAACTACAGGGTTGCATTAAGGTCTCTAGGGCCTTTGGAGATAGCCAGTTCAAGGAggttttaatttctcttcttttggaTGCCTTTACCATGTAACTAGCTATAAATTAAACTTAATCATAATGCCTTGGTTGGCATTGTTGAAAGCATGAGTTAAAGATGAAACATTTTTGCCTTGAGTTTTGCAATGCATATTTGCCTCTTTTGAGCATGTCTCTTTTGTGTATTGAATCTTAATCATGTCCATTTTCACTTGGAGTTATGCTGCTGTTCATTAGGTTCCCAATCCTATCATTCACTATCTTACAGACCGTGTCAACCTATCTGATTTGATGATGTCCTTTATGTATTCTGACTTTACACTCTTGAAAACTTGGAGTATGTTGTCAGGGGCTTCGACGTTGCTCAAGTGAGGATTATATATATTCCAGCATAAACTTGTTTGTTACTGTGATTTGAGATAAGCAACCTTCTTTTTCCTACTTTCCATTTGATTTGGTACTTTCATTCATACTTGTTAATTTGTATTAGTGTTGCACGTTCAAAGTTTCGTATGATTTTGttgctttcctttcttttttctttagttCCAGTTTTATGTTCTGGTCACTTTACATTTAGAGCTAAAATATTTAATGCACATTATACCATAAATATTCTTACTATGGATAGTGCTTGTCTCAGTAAAATGTTTGCTTAACTAATATGTGCTCTTATGATCTTTTAGGAAAGCTTCTATTGGAACCGAAGAGTAGCCTCTTAAGTGAAGAAGTGTGTGAATTGTAATTAAAAGTGACAAGTTATTTAGACCATACAGTAAGTACATGTTCAAAAAAATTATGCCAAATAGCTCTGTTCTTTGGTTTTTGATACATTCTTGTAACTAGCGTTTAAGCCGTCTAATAGTTTGCATGCAAAATGTTTGTGTTCGTTAGATAGAAATCATCTCCATATGCAGGTAGATATCTTGGCGAATATGGGTAGAGGTCATGAAGGGCAGAGCCATTCATAGTTTGGTCTATGATCCTTAGAGGCAGAGATCTCTTCTTCTGAGCTGACAAGTACAATGGAAAAGCTTTCGAGGAACATGGAGCAGATTGAGGGTCAATTTGCTACCGTCTAAGGCTATACTGTATATAAttatggtgatggatgatgataAGCCTAAGGATAAGGACGAGGACAAACATGAAGATGAGGAAGCTGTTTATATGTAATTGGAGCTGTTGTTTTTTCAGGCcacaattttattattttgcaCTCGGTAGTATCTTTTAGTGAACATGTTTATGCTGCTGTCTATTTAGTACATTGATGCTGGATATGAGTTAATCAATGCTACAGCTCTATATTTTCTTGGAATAAAAGTGCGCTTCAATTTGACTATCAATTTATTTCAATTAGGTTAATGTTTCAAGTTTATATAAATACAAAAAATATAGATGTACTGAattaaaatattcaaaaaataagTTTTGAATTCACTTTTCGCCCCCAATCTAGTCTCCCGCCATTTAGGATTTCCTGGTAATTGTGAAAGATTTTAGAGACAAAATATAGGTGTATAGGGGACGAAATGTATTTTGTCGCCCTTATGGTTGGGCGACAAAATTTACTTGTCGTCACTAATAAGAATCTGTCACGCACTATTGGAGACAAAATGATTTTGTCACCCATACCAATGAGTGACAAATTTGTTTGAATGGGAGACAAAACTGGTTTGTCACTAAAGGGGTTTTCTCTTGTAGTAGAGAGAGCCACTTTGTTCTTCAAAGCCACTGGCAGTCCCCTCACCGAAACCCAGGCTTCCATCCTATACAGTGGCACATCTGCCACCGGACTCAGGCCATCATACTCCCCAACCACAAGCATGGTGTTACGATAAAACCACGGTCCTCCATGCAAAACCCTATTTCGCACAGCCTCGTTATCGAATTGGAAGACAAAGCGCTCCCCCACGTCCTGAATAGAGAGCCCTGATCTGATATGCCAAATAGCAGCAATCGTTCCCTTGAACCCCGGTAGTTTTGCCTTCGGAGCCAACAAATGGCCAACCATGTACCATTGAGCGTCTTGAAATGCAGCTACCCCTGCTGCCCCCAGCGAAACCAACGAGGTTTGCCTCTGCCATTGAATTGATGAAGAGAATTGGGCGGTGAAGAAAAGGTTTTGGAATTTTTGTCGATGGAGGAGATCCAccgagaaaccctagcagagaccGCTAGGTCAAATGTTTGACATAAATATATGTCTACTTACTTTAACCCCGTTTGGTGAGAAACTGCTCAACTTATTAAGACTAAACCCAAAAGGAATACCGAAAAAACTAAAGTCCAAAAAGAAATGCAACGAAAAGAaatgcagaaagaaaaaatcccTATCCCTATAAGCTCGAAGTTGAAACATTGTCCTCACCATTCTTGTCGCCTAAGACCTTCTTGGTCTACGTagcaaacaaaaccaaaatagcTCCACCTCAACCTAGGGCTTATAGACATGCATCTCCTAACCAAAGTTGGAAAGAGAGTCCAGCCCTGAGATCATCACATGCTATCCTCCAGACCCTCCTTCAGATGAGGTCGTCACCATCAATTCGGACCCAGCACATACAGAGGTCACCAATGAGGCCTTGGCATTGTTCCTCCGATAATGGGGCCTACCCCGTTTCTTGTATACCTTTGAGGTCGAGGTAATCACCACTTCATACAGACACTCAGAATAAAGGTCCAGTCCAAGGTTCTCCTTCTAAAGGAGCACCAGAACTAAGGCAAGGCTATCCTTTGCCTTCTTGCCGTCCGCCTGAGGCTCCTCCTCACTCTGATGCCGCACTCCAACCACCGGAGAAGTTGCCGAGGTTCCTTCTGACACAGGCGTCTCCACCATTTCCAGCAAAGGCTGAATCTACACACTTCGCTT
It encodes:
- the LOC121049279 gene encoding uncharacterized protein LOC121049279, producing the protein MAQGRGKRIRKVQKMPPPQQPATTTMVDNVLATPTVRENVPATPTMTDNVLATPTVRENVPATTIVHAHVRARASMPPLANVAPSIDQLPTQQEIPFVGIGMKRKRGKSCGKALQELIKAYGGPLRVDFHPTIHVPSDDTISKMFTSEIGITVRGGAPVCKYGWSDVDEDDKRLLREDLRVFFVVDLTDPAVVSYVDSKMSTAYCQFKTRLKKEWKAFGSPELGRANLPNADLWHERPVSHWHWLCDNIYTNQSCIEIAEKNSANRYMQQHTHRAGAQPYVQHALVASKGGKELSLIHNWGEKHKDNNHEWINEAAKNKYEKMEAERNALIEKLYQEAPEGTAPDSIKLTLENEFPIMAKELGRKGRKIHGIGNVPHIHSNIRRVSACGGTNFEVAELRDLIDQLTFNMLSMKEQNGLLKAQVECLLRRSPGQMSEDDFPHPSTNF